A stretch of the Sphingosinithalassobacter tenebrarum genome encodes the following:
- the pdxA gene encoding 4-hydroxythreonine-4-phosphate dehydrogenase PdxA, which produces MIRPLAVAMGDPAGVGPEIIAKAWNARQLHSLAPFFAVGDIRSVQRVWDGPVIRIDDPADAAGHFADALPVLSICDAGEVTPGQPSVAGARCALQTLEIACGLARSGAAGALVTGPVSKAQLYDVGFVHPGQTEFVAENCGVSTENAVMMLAGPTLRVVPMTVHVAFAKVPELISIDLVLTKARVTARGLYRNFGIERPRLAFAGLNPHSGEGGAIGREEIEILQPAIAQLRDEGIDAVGPFAADGMFHARARAGYDAALCLYHDQALVPIKTLHFDEGVNITLGLPIVRTSPDHGTAFNIAGTDQAEPGAMIAAIRMAASAAQHRTDVNTTAGAA; this is translated from the coding sequence ATGATCCGGCCGCTGGCAGTGGCGATGGGCGATCCGGCCGGAGTCGGCCCGGAAATCATCGCCAAGGCGTGGAATGCGCGCCAGCTCCATTCGCTGGCGCCGTTCTTCGCGGTGGGCGATATTCGGTCGGTGCAGCGTGTCTGGGACGGCCCTGTGATCCGCATCGACGATCCCGCCGACGCCGCCGGGCACTTCGCCGATGCGCTCCCGGTCCTGTCGATCTGTGACGCCGGAGAAGTGACGCCCGGCCAGCCGAGCGTCGCGGGTGCCCGATGCGCGCTGCAGACGCTCGAAATCGCCTGCGGCCTCGCCCGATCGGGAGCCGCCGGGGCGCTGGTGACCGGCCCGGTGTCGAAGGCGCAGCTCTACGATGTCGGATTCGTCCACCCCGGGCAGACTGAATTCGTCGCCGAAAATTGTGGCGTTTCGACCGAAAATGCCGTGATGATGCTCGCCGGGCCGACGCTGCGCGTCGTACCGATGACGGTGCATGTTGCCTTTGCCAAAGTGCCCGAGCTGATCTCGATCGACCTCGTGCTGACCAAGGCGCGGGTCACGGCACGCGGCCTGTATCGCAATTTCGGGATCGAGCGGCCGCGGCTTGCCTTTGCCGGGCTCAATCCGCATTCGGGCGAAGGCGGCGCGATCGGCCGCGAGGAAATCGAAATCCTCCAACCCGCCATCGCACAGCTCCGCGATGAAGGCATCGACGCGGTCGGCCCCTTTGCGGCCGACGGCATGTTCCATGCCCGCGCCCGGGCCGGCTATGACGCCGCGCTGTGCCTTTATCACGATCAGGCGCTGGTCCCGATCAAGACGCTGCATTTCGACGAGGGCGTCAACATCACGCTGGGGCTTCCCATTGTCCGCACCTCGCCCGATCACGGCACGGCCTTCAACATCGCCGGCACTGACCAGGCCGAGCCGGGCGCGATGATCGCGGCGATCCGCATGGCCGCCAGTGCCGCCCAGCACCGCACCGATGTGAACACCACGGCGGGAGCGGCGTGA
- a CDS encoding sensor histidine kinase produces MRRWRLPGSLPGQIALLVAIALFLAQAINFTLLYRERQQVRFTEIILPSVTRIVDAAERVSSDRFDRVGRSRVQLRPLNPIDPGLPRRGDVETAIARGLADADVPAGRIVTGLRDITPDDPRLRHMNPTRAKRIVRMGGELQIAVEIPGRGWLTLRAPWPRTERGLIFQLLIQTLILYAVVLLPVLWAGHRIARPLNSLAHAARHFRPGEPADPVEEHGPSDVRAVIAAFNALSLRVNAMIDEKDQMLGAIGHDLRTPLAALRVRIESVEDEEDRAKMADTIDEMNRTLDDILSLARLGRPSEPATDVDLAALLDAVVDDFQDLGADVTFEEAARLTMRMRPSLMRRAIRNLIENAIKYGDGAQVRLLPEARSVRIEVSDRGPGIPDDRIAQVFDPFTRLESSRNRGTGGIGLGLALARAIVREAGGEITLANRDGGGLTATIILPR; encoded by the coding sequence GGGACAAATCGCCCTGCTGGTCGCTATCGCCCTGTTCCTGGCGCAGGCAATCAATTTCACCTTGCTCTACCGCGAACGCCAGCAGGTTCGCTTTACTGAAATCATCCTGCCGTCGGTGACGCGCATCGTCGACGCCGCCGAACGGGTTTCAAGCGACCGATTCGACCGGGTTGGCCGGTCGCGCGTGCAATTGCGCCCACTCAACCCGATCGATCCAGGACTGCCCCGACGCGGCGACGTCGAAACGGCGATCGCCCGAGGGCTTGCCGATGCGGATGTGCCGGCAGGCAGGATCGTCACAGGCTTGCGCGACATTACGCCGGACGACCCGCGGCTTCGCCACATGAACCCGACACGGGCAAAGCGGATCGTGCGCATGGGCGGCGAACTGCAGATCGCCGTCGAAATTCCCGGTCGGGGCTGGCTGACACTACGCGCGCCCTGGCCGCGGACCGAGCGCGGGCTGATCTTTCAGCTGCTGATCCAGACGCTGATCCTGTACGCAGTCGTGCTGCTGCCAGTGCTCTGGGCTGGTCATCGAATCGCCAGGCCGCTCAATTCGCTGGCCCATGCGGCCCGACACTTCCGCCCCGGCGAGCCCGCCGACCCGGTCGAGGAGCACGGCCCCAGCGATGTGCGCGCAGTGATTGCGGCATTCAATGCGCTCAGCCTGCGCGTAAACGCGATGATCGACGAGAAGGATCAGATGCTCGGGGCGATCGGCCATGACCTGCGCACGCCGTTGGCCGCGCTGCGGGTACGGATCGAATCGGTCGAGGATGAGGAAGATCGCGCGAAGATGGCCGATACGATCGACGAGATGAACCGGACGCTCGACGACATATTGTCGCTCGCCCGGCTCGGTCGGCCCAGTGAACCCGCCACCGACGTCGATCTGGCGGCTCTGCTCGACGCAGTCGTCGATGATTTTCAGGATCTGGGCGCCGATGTGACGTTCGAGGAAGCGGCGCGGCTGACCATGCGGATGCGGCCATCGCTGATGCGGCGCGCGATTCGCAACCTGATCGAGAACGCCATAAAATACGGCGATGGCGCGCAGGTACGGCTGCTGCCCGAAGCGCGCAGCGTGCGCATCGAAGTATCCGATCGCGGCCCGGGTATACCGGACGATCGCATCGCACAGGTATTCGATCCCTTCACGCGGCTCGAAAGTTCGCGCAACCGGGGAACCGGCGGCATCGGGCTGGGCCTGGCACTCGCGCGGGCGATCGTCCGTGAAGCCGGCGGCGAGATCACGCTGGCAAATCGCGATGGCGGCGGACTGACCGCCACCATCATCCTGCCTCGATAG
- a CDS encoding LPS-assembly protein LptD, translating to MTRKALLLSSALPLTLCLASGAHAQDAGRADSDGIETPAPAFDRQPAQGPDLQDRAVDPPPAAQPASQQDAEELAFSAEELSYDYEADIVTASGDVRLRRQSDRLRADSVTWNRKTGEVVAEGNIVVVNAEGDRAYGDRIELTDTLKDGVVENMLVVLEAGGRIAAQRGERTDGIITVQNAAYTPCDVVDTEGCPKEPSWKITADRVVYDPDVGRIRYHGARVSVFGIASLPLPAFSHPVGGRSDDGLLAPEISYNRTNGLQLSVPYFVSFAPDRDLTITPTVFSTVAPMLRADYRELNELGSFRITGYGTYSRRSDDLTVPLTPATSTNDFRGYLDILGNFQLDPHWSVSSSVRLSTDRTFLRRYDISRDDRLRNNLRVQRIDRSSYFAVNGWAVQTLRVGELQGLQPIAFPEIDYRHRFDAPLDSKIEARVNTLALTRTDGQDTQRAFASARWDLRRLTSWGQEITLTAYGRGDVYNANDTIATTVESYRGTEGVQARAVGAVALDMRWPLVGPAFGGTQRITPRFQVVAAPEIKNLAVPNEDARAVDLEDSNLFALNRFPGYDRFEDSTRFTWGVEYALYLPGFSIDANIGQSYRLTSRETLFPDGTGLTDRVSDFVGRTVVRYRDFISFTHRFRIDKDNLAFRRNEVDATVGSRATYVQLGYLRLNRDIGPALEDLQDREEARVGARVQVSRFWSISGSVLVDLTDRNEDLLSNSDGFEPVRHRLGFLYEDNCLRLGVTWKRDYQTTGDARRGNSYLLTFAFTNLGG from the coding sequence GTGACGCGCAAGGCACTGTTGCTATCGAGTGCGCTTCCGCTGACATTATGTCTGGCGAGCGGCGCGCATGCGCAAGATGCAGGCCGTGCGGATTCGGACGGCATAGAAACGCCCGCGCCTGCCTTCGACCGCCAGCCCGCACAAGGCCCGGACCTGCAGGATCGGGCCGTCGATCCGCCGCCCGCCGCGCAGCCCGCATCGCAGCAGGATGCCGAGGAACTGGCGTTCAGCGCGGAAGAGCTGTCCTACGACTATGAAGCCGATATCGTCACAGCCAGCGGCGATGTGCGCCTGCGCCGCCAGAGCGATCGCCTGCGCGCCGACAGCGTCACCTGGAATCGCAAGACCGGCGAAGTCGTCGCCGAGGGCAATATCGTCGTGGTCAATGCCGAAGGCGACCGCGCCTATGGCGACAGGATCGAGCTCACCGACACGCTGAAGGATGGCGTTGTAGAGAACATGCTGGTCGTGCTCGAGGCCGGCGGCCGGATCGCCGCCCAGCGCGGCGAGCGAACCGACGGAATCATCACGGTTCAGAACGCCGCCTACACGCCGTGCGACGTGGTCGATACGGAAGGATGTCCGAAGGAGCCGTCGTGGAAGATCACTGCGGATCGCGTGGTCTATGACCCCGATGTCGGCCGCATCCGCTATCATGGTGCCCGCGTTTCAGTATTCGGCATCGCTTCACTGCCGCTTCCGGCATTCTCACACCCGGTCGGCGGGCGCAGCGATGATGGCCTGCTTGCGCCCGAGATCAGCTATAACCGCACCAACGGCCTGCAGCTGTCGGTGCCCTATTTCGTCTCGTTCGCGCCCGATCGCGATCTCACCATTACGCCCACGGTCTTCTCCACCGTCGCGCCGATGCTTCGCGCCGACTATCGCGAGTTGAACGAACTGGGCAGTTTTCGCATCACCGGCTACGGAACCTACAGCCGGCGCAGCGACGATCTTACGGTACCGCTGACTCCCGCCACGTCGACCAACGACTTTCGCGGCTATCTGGACATTCTCGGCAATTTTCAGCTCGACCCGCACTGGTCGGTAAGCAGCTCCGTGCGGCTAAGCACCGACCGCACCTTCCTCCGCCGCTACGATATTTCGCGCGACGATCGGCTGCGCAACAATCTGCGCGTCCAGCGCATCGACCGGTCTAGCTACTTCGCCGTCAACGGCTGGGCCGTGCAGACCCTGCGCGTGGGCGAACTTCAGGGGCTGCAGCCGATCGCCTTCCCGGAGATCGACTATCGCCATCGTTTCGACGCCCCGCTCGACAGCAAGATCGAAGCGCGGGTGAACACGCTCGCGCTGACCCGCACCGACGGACAGGATACGCAGCGCGCCTTTGCTTCGGCACGCTGGGATCTGCGGCGACTGACTTCCTGGGGCCAGGAAATCACGCTCACCGCCTATGGCCGCGGCGACGTCTACAACGCCAACGATACCATCGCGACCACCGTGGAAAGCTATCGCGGGACCGAGGGGGTACAGGCACGGGCCGTCGGCGCGGTCGCGCTCGACATGCGCTGGCCGCTGGTCGGGCCGGCATTTGGGGGAACGCAGCGGATCACGCCCCGCTTTCAGGTCGTCGCGGCACCTGAGATCAAGAATCTCGCGGTTCCCAACGAAGATGCCCGCGCTGTCGATCTGGAGGATTCCAACCTCTTCGCGCTCAACCGTTTCCCCGGCTATGACCGCTTCGAGGATTCGACGCGCTTCACCTGGGGCGTCGAATATGCGCTCTATCTTCCCGGCTTTTCTATCGACGCCAATATCGGTCAGAGCTATCGACTGACGTCGCGCGAAACGCTGTTTCCCGACGGCACCGGCCTTACCGATCGCGTGTCCGATTTCGTCGGCCGGACGGTGGTTCGCTATCGCGACTTCATTTCGTTCACGCACCGCTTCCGCATCGACAAGGACAATCTGGCCTTTCGCCGCAACGAAGTCGATGCCACGGTCGGTTCGCGCGCCACCTATGTCCAGCTCGGCTATCTGCGGCTCAACCGCGATATCGGCCCGGCGCTCGAGGATCTGCAGGACCGCGAGGAAGCACGGGTCGGCGCCCGTGTGCAGGTTTCGCGATTCTGGTCAATTTCGGGATCGGTCCTGGTCGACCTCACCGACCGGAACGAGGATCTCCTCTCCAATTCCGACGGGTTCGAGCCGGTGCGCCACCGTCTGGGCTTCCTCTATGAGGATAATTGCCTGCGGCTCGGCGTCACCTGGAAGCGCGACTATCAGACCACTGGCGACGCGCGGCGCGGAAACAGCTATCTGTTGACCTTTGCATTCACCAATCTTGGCGGCTAA
- the rsmA gene encoding 16S rRNA (adenine(1518)-N(6)/adenine(1519)-N(6))-dimethyltransferase RsmA, translated as MSDLPPLREVIRRHGLSASKALGQNFLFDEKLLDRIATVPGNIAGAEVFEVGPGPGGLTRALLRAGAQVTAVERDRRCMPPLAELAEAWPGKLTVIEGDALEIDAPSLFTGKPHIVANLPYNVGTALLVRWLSAAWMPWWQSLSLMFQREVAERIVAAPGSDAYGRLAVLAQWRATAKIAMPVHRSAFTPPPKVMSAVVHIVPRPAPQGIRLDRLEALTAAAFGQRRKMLRQSLKPVPAAIAAMDAAGIDSSRRAETVTVAEYVALARILSD; from the coding sequence GTGAGCGACCTTCCGCCGCTGCGCGAGGTCATCCGCCGGCACGGGCTGAGCGCCAGCAAGGCGCTGGGCCAGAATTTCCTGTTCGACGAGAAGCTGCTCGACCGGATCGCGACCGTGCCCGGCAATATCGCCGGCGCAGAAGTGTTCGAAGTCGGTCCCGGTCCGGGCGGCCTCACGCGCGCCCTGCTCCGGGCCGGAGCGCAGGTGACGGCGGTCGAGCGCGACCGGCGCTGCATGCCCCCGCTGGCCGAGCTTGCCGAAGCCTGGCCCGGCAAGCTGACCGTCATCGAGGGCGACGCGCTGGAAATCGACGCGCCGTCGCTGTTCACCGGCAAGCCGCATATCGTCGCCAACCTCCCCTATAATGTCGGCACCGCACTGCTGGTGCGCTGGCTTTCGGCGGCGTGGATGCCGTGGTGGCAGAGCCTGAGCCTCATGTTCCAGCGCGAAGTCGCCGAACGGATCGTCGCTGCTCCGGGCAGCGACGCCTATGGCCGGCTGGCGGTGCTCGCCCAGTGGCGCGCCACCGCGAAGATCGCGATGCCGGTGCACCGCTCCGCCTTCACACCGCCGCCCAAGGTGATGTCGGCGGTAGTCCATATCGTGCCGCGGCCCGCGCCGCAGGGCATTCGCCTCGACCGGCTTGAGGCGCTGACCGCCGCCGCATTCGGCCAGCGGCGCAAGATGCTCCGCCAGAGCCTGAAACCGGTCCCCGCCGCGATCGCCGCGATGGACGCGGCCGGCATCGATTCGAGCCGCCGCGCCGAAACCGTCACCGTCGCCGAATATGTCGCGCTGGCCCGGATATTGTCGGACTAG
- the ndk gene encoding nucleoside-diphosphate kinase: MAATRTFSIIKPDATRRNLTGAVTKMLEDAGLRVVASKRIQMTREQAEGFYGVHRERPFFADLVAFMTSGPVVVQVLEGEDAVARNREVMGATNPENAAEGTIRKTYAESIEANSVHGSDSAENAKIEIDFFFKPEEIVG; encoded by the coding sequence ATGGCCGCGACCCGGACCTTTTCGATTATCAAGCCCGATGCAACCCGCCGCAATCTCACCGGCGCGGTCACCAAGATGCTGGAAGACGCTGGCTTGCGCGTTGTCGCTTCCAAGCGCATCCAGATGACCCGCGAGCAGGCAGAAGGCTTTTACGGCGTTCATCGCGAGCGTCCCTTCTTCGCCGATCTGGTCGCCTTCATGACCTCCGGCCCGGTGGTCGTGCAGGTGCTCGAGGGTGAAGACGCCGTTGCCCGCAACCGCGAAGTGATGGGCGCGACCAACCCCGAAAACGCCGCCGAAGGCACGATCCGCAAGACCTATGCGGAATCGATCGAAGCCAATTCGGTTCATGGTTCGGATTCGGCCGAGAACGCCAAGATCGAAATCGACTTTTTCTTCAAGCCCGAAGAAATCGTCGGCTGA
- a CDS encoding RsmB/NOP family class I SAM-dependent RNA methyltransferase has protein sequence MTPAARIQSAIELLDAIIVAARDGGAAADTIIARWFAGRRYAGSKDRRAIRELVYDVIRLCGERPETGRAAMLALVRERPELAEGFDGSGYGPAQIGEDEPVASAGVAPKWLIESLAASGLDDAQQAALLERAPLDIRVNRLKGEREHLIHELPDARPLEFAPDALRLPPDTRVDQAPHYRDGWFEVQDAGSQIVSLAAGAAPGMQVIDLCAGGGGKTLALAAAMGNHGNILACDVDRGRLSRLTPRAERAGVSIAETRLFDPGREHEALDGWADRADLVLIDAPCSGTGTWRRNPEARWRLTPQRLEKLTQTQAHLLSLGAGLVRPGGALVYIVCSLLDAEGADQIAAFHAAHPEWRIERPGLPIGDPRGEGVRLTPLSHSTDGFFVAMMRRP, from the coding sequence ATGACGCCCGCTGCCCGAATCCAGTCGGCGATCGAGCTGCTCGACGCGATCATCGTCGCCGCGCGCGACGGCGGAGCGGCGGCCGATACGATCATCGCACGCTGGTTCGCCGGGCGGCGCTATGCCGGATCGAAGGATCGGCGCGCGATCCGCGAGCTGGTGTACGATGTCATCCGCCTGTGCGGCGAACGGCCCGAAACCGGACGCGCGGCGATGCTTGCGCTGGTTCGCGAGCGGCCCGAACTGGCGGAGGGATTCGACGGCTCGGGCTACGGCCCCGCGCAGATCGGCGAGGATGAGCCGGTGGCGAGCGCGGGTGTGGCGCCGAAATGGCTGATCGAATCGCTCGCGGCGTCGGGGCTGGACGACGCGCAACAGGCGGCACTGCTCGAACGTGCACCGCTCGACATCCGCGTCAACCGGCTGAAGGGGGAGCGCGAACATCTGATCCATGAGCTGCCCGATGCGCGGCCGCTTGAATTCGCGCCCGATGCGCTGCGGCTGCCGCCTGACACGCGCGTCGATCAAGCACCGCACTATCGCGACGGCTGGTTCGAGGTTCAGGACGCGGGCAGCCAGATCGTCTCGCTCGCCGCCGGAGCGGCGCCGGGGATGCAGGTGATTGATCTGTGCGCGGGGGGCGGCGGCAAGACGCTCGCGCTCGCCGCGGCGATGGGTAATCATGGCAATATCCTTGCCTGCGACGTCGATCGGGGGCGCCTGTCACGACTGACCCCGCGCGCCGAGCGGGCAGGGGTGAGCATCGCCGAGACGCGGCTGTTCGATCCCGGTCGCGAGCATGAGGCGCTCGACGGCTGGGCGGATCGCGCCGATCTCGTCCTGATCGACGCGCCGTGTTCGGGCACCGGCACCTGGCGGCGCAATCCCGAGGCACGCTGGCGGTTGACGCCGCAGCGGCTGGAAAAGCTGACGCAGACCCAGGCGCACTTGCTTTCGCTCGGGGCGGGGCTGGTGCGGCCGGGCGGAGCGCTCGTCTATATCGTCTGTTCGCTGCTCGATGCCGAGGGCGCCGATCAGATCGCGGCCTTTCATGCGGCGCATCCCGAATGGCGGATCGAGCGGCCGGGCCTGCCGATCGGCGATCCGCGCGGCGAAGGGGTGCGGCTGACACCATTGTCCCACTCGACCGACGGCTTTTTTGTCGCGATGATGCGCCGGCCATGA
- a CDS encoding tetratricopeptide repeat protein produces MRFTTISVAIALVALSVSTSLYGQRADDQIDPRSMTLLQQGRAAQAAGDLGGAIDSLETALVVDPRNAEAFIVLGDIARARSLPGKAIRYYRDALTLDPNDTVAMRGEGEALVQKGAIDKANEVLANVREICGSGSCPEGDRLAAAIAKGPPPAANATAANDAATPEEAQ; encoded by the coding sequence ATGCGTTTCACGACGATTTCTGTCGCCATTGCCCTTGTCGCCCTGTCGGTATCGACATCGCTCTACGGCCAGCGCGCCGACGATCAGATCGATCCGCGTTCGATGACTCTGCTGCAGCAGGGCCGCGCGGCGCAGGCGGCGGGCGATCTTGGCGGAGCGATCGATTCGCTCGAAACCGCGCTTGTCGTCGATCCGCGCAATGCCGAGGCGTTCATCGTGCTGGGTGATATCGCCCGCGCGCGCAGCCTGCCGGGCAAGGCGATCCGCTATTATCGCGATGCGCTGACGCTCGATCCGAACGATACCGTCGCAATGCGCGGCGAAGGCGAGGCGCTGGTACAGAAGGGCGCGATCGACAAGGCGAACGAAGTGCTGGCCAATGTCCGCGAGATCTGCGGTAGCGGCTCCTGCCCCGAGGGCGACCGTCTGGCCGCCGCTATCGCCAAGGGACCGCCGCCCGCCGCCAATGCGACTGCCGCGAACGATGCGGCCACCCCGGAAGAGGCGCAGTAA
- a CDS encoding peptidylprolyl isomerase, giving the protein MALLALGLFALVPAASAQTVPDEDVALPTSGLDLPSDIQLFGEANPDVRKPTAIVNDTVITGTDVDQRIAFVTTVNNFELSDDDRRQLRLQILRQLIDETLQIQAAEAAKIEIGPDQIDQYFAAYAQRNFNRTPEEMTAWLTSIGSSAASVKRQIHGEIAWQQLLRQQVHVNVSDDEVAAWLKRLEDARGTEEYHLKEIYISSNTPERERQVSAAFQQMAEQMRNGTPFEVLAQRYSEATTAPLGGDLGWVRAGMVPQPLAEAARNMQVGQIAGPIDVGPGYSLLYLVDKRKVLTADPSDARLSLRQMTIRFPAGTTEAQASSQVAAFAAATEEMRGCGDVAATADAIGASVVDNDSMRIRELPPQLREIVGNMQVGSSTQPFGSLDDGVSVLVLCGRDDPSEPILPSEDQVRDRIEQERTSLRAQRMLRDLRRDALIDYR; this is encoded by the coding sequence ATGGCCTTGCTGGCCCTGGGTCTGTTTGCGCTTGTGCCGGCTGCGTCGGCACAAACCGTTCCCGACGAAGACGTTGCCTTGCCCACCAGCGGGCTGGACCTGCCGTCGGACATCCAGCTGTTCGGCGAAGCAAACCCCGACGTTCGCAAGCCCACCGCGATCGTCAACGATACGGTGATCACCGGTACCGATGTCGATCAGCGCATCGCCTTCGTCACCACCGTCAACAATTTCGAACTGAGCGACGATGATCGCCGCCAGCTGCGGCTCCAGATCCTGCGTCAGCTGATCGACGAAACGCTGCAGATCCAGGCGGCCGAGGCGGCGAAGATCGAAATCGGCCCGGACCAGATCGATCAGTATTTCGCGGCCTATGCCCAGCGGAATTTCAATCGGACGCCGGAGGAAATGACCGCATGGCTGACGTCGATCGGTTCGTCGGCGGCTTCGGTGAAGCGGCAGATCCACGGCGAAATCGCATGGCAGCAGCTGCTCCGCCAGCAAGTGCATGTGAACGTCAGCGACGACGAAGTCGCCGCCTGGCTGAAGCGACTCGAGGATGCGCGCGGCACCGAGGAATATCACCTCAAGGAAATCTACATCTCCTCCAACACGCCGGAGCGCGAACGGCAGGTTTCGGCCGCATTCCAGCAAATGGCCGAACAGATGCGCAACGGCACCCCGTTCGAAGTGCTCGCCCAGCGCTATTCCGAAGCGACGACCGCGCCGCTCGGCGGCGACCTGGGCTGGGTGCGCGCCGGCATGGTTCCGCAGCCGCTGGCCGAAGCCGCCCGGAACATGCAGGTCGGCCAGATCGCCGGCCCGATCGATGTCGGACCGGGCTATTCGCTGCTCTACCTTGTCGACAAGCGTAAGGTGCTGACCGCCGACCCATCCGACGCCCGGCTGAGCCTGCGCCAGATGACGATCCGCTTCCCGGCCGGCACCACCGAAGCGCAAGCATCTTCGCAGGTGGCCGCTTTCGCCGCGGCGACAGAGGAAATGCGCGGCTGCGGCGATGTTGCCGCCACTGCCGACGCGATCGGGGCCAGCGTGGTCGACAATGATTCGATGCGGATTCGCGAACTGCCGCCGCAGCTGCGCGAGATCGTCGGCAACATGCAGGTGGGGTCTTCCACGCAGCCGTTCGGCTCGCTCGACGACGGCGTGAGCGTTCTCGTCCTTTGCGGTCGCGACGATCCGAGCGAACCGATCCTCCCCTCGGAAGATCAGGTCCGCGACCGGATCGAGCAGGAACGCACGTCGCTCCGGGCGCAGCGCATGCTGCGCGACCTGCGGCGCGACGCGCTGATCGATTACCGTTGA
- a CDS encoding DNA polymerase III subunit chi, whose product MQVDFYHLTRSPIDRVLPQIAGRLLAQDARLLVVASDESTRNRLDASLWTWSAESFLPHGQAGRADDSLQPVLIAGDVTSANGARNIAIVDGEWRDAALGFDRAFHFFSEESIVAARAAWKGLAGRDGVERRYWRQTESGWEQAA is encoded by the coding sequence ATGCAGGTCGACTTCTATCATCTAACGCGTTCGCCGATAGACCGGGTATTGCCGCAAATCGCCGGGCGCCTCCTTGCGCAGGATGCCCGGCTGCTGGTGGTGGCGAGCGACGAATCGACGCGAAACCGGCTCGACGCGAGCCTGTGGACCTGGTCGGCCGAGAGCTTCCTGCCGCACGGGCAGGCGGGGCGCGCGGATGATTCGCTCCAGCCAGTGCTGATCGCCGGCGATGTCACTTCCGCCAATGGCGCGCGGAACATTGCGATCGTCGATGGCGAATGGCGCGATGCGGCGCTTGGTTTCGATCGCGCCTTTCATTTCTTCTCGGAGGAAAGCATCGTCGCGGCGCGCGCCGCCTGGAAGGGGCTGGCCGGCCGCGATGGTGTTGAGCGGCGTTATTGGCGGCAGACCGAAAGCGGCTGGGAACAGGCGGCATAA